One Alphaproteobacteria bacterium genomic region harbors:
- a CDS encoding ABC transporter ATP-binding protein has product MSDLREAVLGPLPPNAPTLDVRDLSVTFPTRRGRVRAVVHASWRIAEGTTLGVVGESGCGKSVAALAVLGLIDPPGRIDSGHIALRGTDLRRLSEATMRRVRGKQVAMIFQEPMTALNPVLSVGEQVAEVLILHESLPRAAAWRSAVDLLDQVGIPLPMKRAREYPHHLSGGMRQRVMVAMALAGQPSLLIADEPTTALDVTVQAQILELMLSLQEAHGMAIQFISHDLGVVAEIADEVLVMYAGRVVERAPANQLFSDPRHPYTQGLLETRPSIGERREHLPAIRGSVPDPISLPSGCAFRDRCPRATGACLDRVPRIVSVGEGHDAACVVAEMP; this is encoded by the coding sequence ATGTCCGACCTGCGCGAGGCGGTACTCGGCCCTCTGCCGCCGAATGCGCCGACGCTTGACGTGCGCGATCTCTCGGTCACCTTTCCGACACGGCGCGGGCGGGTGCGGGCGGTAGTGCACGCCTCGTGGCGTATCGCCGAGGGCACCACACTTGGCGTTGTCGGTGAGAGCGGCTGCGGCAAGAGCGTCGCCGCGCTCGCCGTGCTGGGTTTGATTGACCCGCCGGGGCGCATCGATAGTGGTCACATCGCGCTGCGTGGCACCGACCTGCGCCGCCTCTCCGAGGCCACGATGCGGCGCGTGCGCGGCAAGCAGGTGGCTATGATCTTCCAGGAGCCGATGACCGCGCTCAACCCCGTGCTGAGCGTCGGCGAGCAGGTCGCGGAGGTGCTGATTCTGCATGAAAGCCTGCCGCGCGCCGCGGCCTGGCGTAGCGCAGTCGATCTGCTGGATCAGGTCGGCATTCCCCTGCCCATGAAGCGGGCAAGGGAATATCCCCACCATCTCTCGGGTGGTATGCGCCAGCGCGTCATGGTGGCGATGGCGCTTGCCGGCCAGCCCTCCCTGCTGATCGCCGACGAGCCCACCACGGCGCTCGACGTTACCGTGCAGGCACAAATTCTCGAGCTCATGCTGTCGCTGCAGGAGGCGCACGGTATGGCCATCCAGTTCATCAGCCACGATCTCGGCGTGGTCGCGGAGATCGCCGACGAGGTGCTGGTGATGTATGCTGGGCGCGTGGTAGAACGCGCACCCGCCAACCAGCTCTTTTCCGATCCGCGCCATCCTTACACCCAGGGCCTGTTGGAGACGCGCCCGAGCATCGGCGAGCGCCGGGAGCACCTACCAGCGATCCGCGGCAGCGTTCCCGATCCCATCTCCTTGCCCTCGGGCTGTGCCTTTCGCGATCGCTGCCCGCGCGCCACCGGCGCTTGCCTCGACCGGGTGCCGCGGATAGTGAGCGTCGGAGAGGGGCACGACGCGGCCTGCGTCGTGGCCGAGATGCCATGA
- a CDS encoding ATP-binding cassette domain-containing protein — MSESLLEARNLVKHFRVAGEGVLWRERLALHAVDGVDLAITRGETVAVIGESGCGKTTLARVLAGLYPASAGSVQFAGVELERLGRDAMRRFRRAVQMIFQDPFASLDPRMTAGGIIGEPFAIHSLGNRGERRDWVSELLEAVGLSAQDRERFPHEFSGGQRQRIGIARALALAPELLIADEPVSALDVSIQSQILNLLHDLIGDRGLAMLFITHDLAVVDFIADRVAVMYLGVIVESGPCTSVLDTPRHPYTQALRAAVPEVGRGKRHQGTALAGEVPSPLAPPSGCRFHTRCPLARDICRSEVPLLKPIGDSGHAVACHITADGA; from the coding sequence ATGAGCGAGTCGCTGCTCGAGGCCCGCAACCTAGTCAAGCATTTCCGGGTCGCCGGCGAGGGCGTGCTGTGGCGTGAGCGTCTGGCTTTGCACGCTGTCGATGGCGTGGACCTCGCCATCACACGCGGTGAGACCGTCGCCGTGATTGGTGAGAGCGGCTGCGGCAAGACTACGCTTGCACGCGTGCTTGCGGGGCTCTATCCGGCGAGCGCCGGCAGCGTGCAATTTGCTGGGGTTGAGCTTGAGCGGCTTGGTCGGGATGCCATGCGCCGCTTTCGCCGCGCTGTGCAGATGATCTTTCAGGATCCCTTCGCATCGCTCGATCCGCGCATGACGGCTGGCGGCATCATCGGCGAGCCGTTCGCCATTCACAGCCTCGGCAATCGTGGCGAGCGCCGCGATTGGGTCAGCGAGCTGCTTGAGGCCGTCGGGCTGTCGGCGCAGGACCGCGAACGTTTTCCGCATGAATTTTCGGGTGGCCAGCGCCAGCGCATCGGTATCGCTCGCGCGCTGGCGCTGGCACCGGAATTGTTGATCGCCGACGAGCCGGTGTCAGCTCTCGATGTCTCGATCCAGAGCCAAATACTCAACCTGTTGCACGATCTCATCGGCGACCGCGGGCTCGCCATGCTGTTTATCACCCACGACTTGGCGGTAGTCGACTTCATCGCCGACCGGGTGGCGGTGATGTATCTCGGTGTTATCGTGGAGAGCGGCCCGTGTACGTCGGTTCTCGATACCCCGCGCCATCCCTACACTCAGGCCCTGCGTGCTGCCGTGCCCGAGGTGGGGAGGGGCAAGCGCCATCAGGGCACCGCCTTGGCTGGCGAGGTGCCGAGCCCGCTGGCGCCACCGTCGGGCTGTCGTTTCCACACGCGCTGCCCTCTGGCCAGGGATATCTGCCGCAGTGAGGTGCCTCTGCTGAAACCGATCGGTGACAGTGGCCATGCTGTCGCTTGCCATATCACAGCGGACGGCGCATGA
- a CDS encoding IlvD/Edd family dehydratase, whose amino-acid sequence MAGNGRKLRSSGWFGGHDMHGFIHRSWMKNQGFAAENFEGRPVIGIANSASEVTPCNAHLGRVAEAVKRGVWKAGGFPLEFPTMSLGETVMRPTTMLFRNLMSMDVEESLRANPFDAVVLLCGCDKTTPAHIMGASSVDLPTIVVTGGPMLNGKFQGKDIGSGTDVWRFTDELRAGRMSIDDYMEAESCLSRSAGHCMTMGTASTMASMAEALGLQPPGGAAIPAVDSRRYALAEYAGGRAVEMVAEDLTISKILTRDAFENAIKVNAAIGGSTNAIVHLLAIAGRLGVQLRLDDFDKLIRDIPFLVNLQPSGEYLMEDFYYAGGLPVVMKELGSVLHEDALTITGNRIGENVRNARNYNEDVIKTRAAPISNESGTAILRGNLCPDGAVLKQSAATPELMQHRGRAVVFEDIDDLNARLDLPETDIDETCVMVLKNAGPRGYPGMPELGNLPLPKRVLEKGIEDMVRISDARMSGTCFGTIVLHVAPESAIGGPLGLVKDGDMIELDVENRRLHLDVSDEELAARRAAWTAPAALADRGYTKLYVDHVLQADEGVDFDFLRGSSGSGVPRQSH is encoded by the coding sequence ATGGCAGGTAATGGCAGAAAACTACGCTCGAGCGGGTGGTTCGGCGGACATGACATGCATGGGTTCATTCATCGCTCTTGGATGAAGAATCAGGGCTTTGCGGCTGAGAATTTCGAAGGCAGGCCGGTCATCGGTATCGCCAATTCCGCTTCCGAGGTGACCCCCTGCAATGCCCATCTCGGACGTGTCGCAGAAGCCGTTAAGCGCGGTGTCTGGAAGGCCGGCGGCTTCCCGCTCGAGTTCCCCACCATGTCGCTCGGCGAGACAGTGATGCGGCCGACCACAATGCTGTTCCGCAATCTCATGTCGATGGATGTCGAGGAGAGCTTACGCGCCAACCCCTTCGATGCGGTGGTTCTGCTGTGCGGCTGCGACAAGACCACGCCGGCTCATATCATGGGTGCCTCCAGTGTCGACCTACCGACTATCGTGGTCACCGGTGGACCGATGTTGAACGGCAAATTCCAGGGCAAGGATATCGGCTCTGGTACCGACGTTTGGCGCTTTACCGACGAGCTGCGGGCCGGGCGCATGTCGATCGACGACTATATGGAGGCGGAATCCTGCCTCAGCCGCTCGGCAGGGCATTGCATGACGATGGGTACGGCCTCGACCATGGCCAGCATGGCCGAGGCGCTCGGCCTGCAGCCGCCGGGTGGCGCCGCCATTCCGGCTGTCGACTCGCGGCGCTATGCGCTGGCCGAATATGCTGGCGGTCGGGCTGTGGAAATGGTTGCCGAAGATCTGACAATCTCCAAGATCCTTACTCGCGACGCCTTCGAGAATGCCATCAAGGTCAATGCGGCGATCGGTGGTTCGACCAACGCTATCGTGCACCTGTTGGCTATTGCCGGACGCCTTGGCGTGCAATTGCGGCTCGATGATTTCGACAAGCTAATCCGCGATATTCCCTTTCTGGTCAATCTTCAGCCCTCGGGTGAATACCTGATGGAGGACTTCTATTACGCCGGCGGCCTGCCAGTGGTAATGAAGGAGCTAGGCTCGGTCTTGCACGAGGATGCGCTGACAATAACCGGCAACAGGATAGGCGAGAACGTGCGCAACGCACGCAATTACAACGAGGATGTCATCAAGACGCGCGCCGCGCCTATCAGCAACGAATCGGGCACCGCAATACTGCGTGGTAATCTCTGCCCTGACGGTGCCGTCCTCAAGCAATCGGCGGCGACGCCAGAGCTGATGCAGCATCGCGGCCGCGCCGTGGTCTTCGAGGATATCGACGACCTCAATGCGCGCCTCGATCTGCCCGAGACCGATATTGATGAGACTTGCGTCATGGTGCTGAAGAATGCCGGCCCGCGCGGCTATCCGGGCATGCCGGAGTTGGGCAACTTGCCGCTGCCCAAGCGCGTTCTGGAAAAGGGCATTGAAGACATGGTGCGCATCTCGGACGCGCGCATGAGCGGCACCTGCTTCGGCACCATCGTACTGCACGTGGCCCCAGAATCCGCCATCGGCGGTCCGCTCGGCCTAGTCAAGGATGGCGACATGATCGAGCTCGATGTTGAGAATCGGCGCCTGCATCTCGATGTCTCAGACGAAGAGTTGGCCGCACGCCGCGCCGCCTGGACGGCGCCGGCAGCGCTGGCCGATCGCGGCTACACCAAGCTGTATGTGGATCACGTATTGCAAGCCGACGAGGGCGTTGATTTTGACTTCCTGCGCGGTTCAAGCGGCTCCGGCGTGCCGCGGCAGTCGCACTGA
- a CDS encoding peptide ABC transporter substrate-binding protein — MSALARAFLVGVMLAASLPAQAARDSLVIGITQFPSTLHPHINSMLAKSYVLNTTMRPLTTYDQDWTLVCMLCVDLPTIENGMAEREELENGGTGVAVTYRIHPDATWGDGTPVTSGDAVFTWKAGRNEMAGFAGLEGFRRTLSVEVIDDKTFVMHGDRLTYTYNAANGFYLLPAHLEAEPFAEPAEYRHRTLYDTDPTNPGLYFGPYRVRDVVSGSHVVLEPNPTWYGPPPAFKRVVIRVIENTAALEANLLSGEIDYVAGELGFSVDQAMSFERRKIAGFVVDYKPGLIYEHLDVNLDNPILAEPTVRLALIISIDRQLLSEQLFGGHQPVAHSNINPLDRIYSETVPNHAYDRERAAALLDEAGWTSGGDGVRRNAAGEKLTFPLMTTAGNKSRELVQQVLQSQWRKVGIEAVIRNEPARVFFGETMTKRANPGLSMYAWLSAPEAVPLSTLRSDQIPQESNGWSGQNFPGYRSDRMNELIDAIEIELDPAARLPMWAELQALYASDLPALPLYFRAEPYVRPIWLEGLRPTGHLVTTTMWIEEWRAGGE, encoded by the coding sequence TTGAGCGCTCTGGCTCGCGCATTTCTAGTGGGTGTGATGCTGGCGGCAAGCCTGCCGGCACAGGCCGCGCGCGACAGTCTGGTTATTGGCATCACCCAGTTTCCCAGCACGCTGCATCCGCACATAAACTCGATGTTGGCGAAGTCCTACGTACTCAACACCACCATGCGGCCGCTGACCACTTACGACCAGGACTGGACTTTGGTCTGCATGCTCTGCGTTGATCTGCCGACTATCGAGAATGGCATGGCCGAGCGCGAGGAGCTTGAGAACGGCGGCACCGGGGTAGCCGTGACCTACCGTATCCACCCCGACGCCACCTGGGGAGACGGCACGCCGGTCACCTCGGGTGATGCGGTCTTTACCTGGAAAGCGGGACGCAACGAGATGGCGGGCTTTGCCGGCCTCGAAGGCTTTCGCCGCACGCTTTCTGTCGAAGTCATCGACGACAAGACCTTCGTCATGCACGGCGACCGTCTGACCTATACCTACAACGCGGCGAACGGCTTCTACCTGCTGCCCGCCCATCTCGAGGCCGAGCCTTTTGCCGAGCCGGCGGAATACCGCCATCGCACGCTCTACGACACTGACCCGACGAACCCCGGGCTCTATTTCGGGCCTTATCGGGTAAGGGATGTGGTCTCTGGCTCGCATGTGGTGCTGGAGCCGAACCCGACTTGGTACGGGCCGCCACCCGCTTTTAAGCGGGTGGTCATCCGTGTGATAGAGAACACTGCGGCGTTGGAGGCTAACCTGCTGTCGGGTGAGATCGACTATGTGGCGGGCGAGCTTGGCTTCTCGGTGGATCAAGCCATGTCGTTCGAGCGACGCAAGATTGCGGGGTTTGTCGTCGACTACAAGCCGGGCCTGATCTACGAGCACTTGGACGTTAATCTCGACAACCCGATACTGGCCGAGCCGACAGTACGTTTGGCACTAATTATCTCGATTGATAGGCAACTACTCAGCGAGCAACTGTTCGGCGGACATCAGCCTGTGGCCCATTCTAACATCAATCCACTCGATCGCATTTATAGCGAGACGGTGCCCAACCATGCTTACGATCGGGAGCGGGCTGCGGCGCTTCTCGATGAAGCTGGTTGGACCTCTGGCGGCGACGGCGTGCGGCGCAATGCGGCGGGTGAGAAGCTCACCTTTCCCCTCATGACCACGGCCGGCAACAAGTCGCGCGAGCTGGTGCAGCAGGTATTGCAAAGCCAATGGCGTAAGGTCGGCATTGAGGCGGTGATTCGCAACGAACCGGCGCGGGTGTTCTTCGGCGAGACCATGACCAAGCGCGCCAATCCTGGTCTTTCCATGTATGCTTGGCTGAGTGCGCCGGAGGCGGTGCCGCTGTCTACCTTGCGCTCCGACCAAATTCCGCAGGAGAGCAACGGCTGGTCGGGACAAAACTTTCCCGGCTATCGCAGCGACCGTATGAACGAGCTGATCGATGCCATAGAGATTGAGCTCGACCCGGCGGCGCGTCTGCCGATGTGGGCAGAGCTTCAGGCGCTCTACGCTAGCGATCTGCCGGCGCTGCCGCTCTATTTCCGCGCGGAGCCCTATGTACGGCCGATCTGGCTGGAGGGCTTGCGCCCGACCGGACATTTGGTCACTACGACCATGTGGATCGAGGAGTGGCGAGCCGGAGGGGAATAA
- a CDS encoding 2-hydroxychromene-2-carboxylate isomerase: MAERIEYFLAHSSPWTYLAGPRFTALVERNGLAVTFKPYDIMRVFQLNGTKPVGQRPKPVQANRLRELGRWRALLDMTLNLHPAHFPVDPTLAGRIVIAAQEAGTVQNKIIALSFAYLRACWAEERDLADESTVVQIAESVGLAGEDLLAAAQGDATSTVFEANTEEAIAQDVFGSPTWIYKGELFWGQDRLDFLTRMVEDEA; the protein is encoded by the coding sequence ATGGCCGAGCGCATCGAATACTTTCTGGCGCATTCCTCGCCTTGGACCTATCTCGCTGGACCGAGGTTTACAGCGCTAGTGGAGCGCAATGGCCTGGCAGTTACCTTCAAGCCTTATGATATCATGCGGGTCTTTCAGCTGAACGGCACCAAGCCGGTTGGCCAGCGGCCGAAACCGGTGCAGGCCAATCGGTTGCGTGAGTTGGGTCGCTGGCGCGCCCTCCTCGATATGACCTTGAATCTGCATCCAGCGCATTTTCCTGTCGATCCGACTCTGGCCGGACGCATAGTGATCGCCGCGCAGGAAGCGGGCACGGTGCAGAACAAGATCATCGCGCTGTCGTTTGCATATCTGCGTGCATGCTGGGCGGAAGAGCGCGATCTGGCGGACGAGAGCACCGTCGTGCAGATTGCCGAATCTGTCGGGCTTGCGGGCGAGGATCTTCTGGCAGCGGCGCAGGGCGATGCGACAAGCACTGTTTTCGAGGCCAATACGGAGGAGGCTATCGCTCAGGATGTTTTCGGCTCGCCAACCTGGATATACAAGGGCGAGCTGTTCTGGGGCCAGGACCGGCTCGACTTTCTCACCCGAATGGTCGAGGACGAGGCTTGA
- a CDS encoding C-terminal binding protein, with the protein MSDLTILYPDVLSTDDNAVERELLPDVHFEVYGARAASDVDDAVWASAQAMVTGIGMPIDEQVFEKATNLKVICRLGVGYDLIDVALAGRRGVRVCNVPDYGTAEVADHAMALLLAFTRGVVCYSEALRDDLENGWDYRLSPLQVRMRDKTMGIIGLGRIGTACAQRARGFGMDVLFYDPYVPYGQEIALGFTRAESLAELLGAVDFTSIHTPATPETEKLINTEAVAAMKPGLVLVNTARGSIIDLDAAYQGLKSGAIGGLGLDVFPEEPVPADHPLIRAWRAREDWIEGRFLASPHAAFYSPTSLRELREKAVMTCVDYLCNGKLRNCVNAEYLQDG; encoded by the coding sequence ATGAGCGATCTGACCATTCTCTATCCGGATGTGCTCTCGACCGACGACAATGCGGTCGAGCGGGAACTGTTGCCTGACGTCCATTTTGAGGTTTACGGGGCCCGTGCTGCTAGCGATGTGGATGACGCGGTGTGGGCCAGCGCTCAAGCCATGGTTACCGGTATCGGTATGCCGATCGATGAGCAGGTGTTCGAGAAGGCGACCAATCTCAAGGTCATCTGCCGGCTTGGTGTCGGCTATGACTTGATTGATGTGGCGTTGGCGGGCCGGCGCGGTGTCCGCGTCTGCAACGTGCCCGATTACGGTACTGCCGAGGTTGCTGACCATGCCATGGCGCTGCTGCTCGCTTTCACGCGCGGCGTGGTGTGCTACAGCGAGGCCTTGCGCGACGATCTCGAAAATGGCTGGGACTATCGTCTGTCGCCGCTGCAGGTGCGCATGCGCGACAAGACCATGGGCATTATCGGGCTGGGGCGCATCGGTACGGCCTGTGCCCAGCGTGCCCGCGGCTTTGGCATGGATGTGCTGTTCTACGATCCCTACGTGCCCTATGGCCAGGAGATTGCGCTCGGCTTTACGCGTGCTGAGAGCTTGGCGGAACTGCTGGGTGCGGTCGATTTCACCTCCATCCACACGCCGGCGACCCCCGAGACGGAAAAGCTCATCAATACAGAGGCGGTCGCTGCCATGAAGCCGGGCCTGGTGCTGGTCAACACCGCGCGCGGCAGCATCATCGATCTCGATGCTGCCTATCAGGGCCTGAAGTCGGGCGCTATCGGCGGTCTCGGACTCGATGTTTTCCCTGAGGAGCCTGTCCCGGCCGATCATCCCCTGATACGGGCGTGGCGTGCGCGCGAAGATTGGATTGAGGGCCGCTTTCTGGCCTCACCGCATGCAGCTTTCTACAGCCCGACGTCCTTGCGCGAGCTGCGCGAGAAGGCGGTGATGACCTGTGTGGACTACCTGTGCAACGGCAAGCTCAGAAACTGCGTCAACGCCGAATATCTTCAGGACGGCTAG